In Acidisarcina polymorpha, the DNA window TGGCGGTTGCGTCTACGCTGTCGTGAGACTCTGTGTAGATAACTCGCTGGAAGGCATTCTGGTTATAACTTTGCCCGATCACGAAAGCGACAGCCTGCATGTCGCGAGCACTGTCGTCTTGTGCGGTCATCGCATCGTGGAGCTTCCAGAAGAAGCTGATGCCCCATTGTGCGCCGAAGCCAGTTCCGCCGGCGCCTGTGGATTTGGTAATCCATTCGTTGTCCTTGAGATCTTCGGCGATGGTGATCTTCCAGCCTTGTCTCTGATCGATGAGATCATTTATCCATTGGCAAATCGACCAGCCATCATTTAGATCATGGGCCGGATCATTGTTGTTGTCGTAGACATTGCGAATTGAACCTACAGAATCCCAGCGCAAACCGTCTGCGTAGCGCTGCTCCAGCCAACGCAGGGCATTGTCGCGAATGTACTGCCGGACCTCGCCGCGTCCGTAGTCGAAGCGGTCGCCCCAACTCGTCTCGCGCCGCCAGTCGTTGTAGAAGTAAATCCCGCCAAACTCTGGCGAGGCTGACCATCCGTCGAACTTCCACATCGTGTCCGCGTCCGCGCCGAGATGGTTGTAGACAACGTCGACGATTACGGCGATACCGCGCTGATGCGCTTGATGGACAAGTTCGCGGAAGCCGTCTGGGCCGCCAAACTCATGCTCAATCGCGAACATGTAGGCGTAGTTGTAACCGGCGTCGAGCGGGATATCGAACTCGAAGAGCGGCATTAACTCAATGGCATTAACGCCGAGGCCTTGCAGGTAGTCGAGCTTCGCCGCAATGGATGCGAAAGAGCCTGTCTTTAGGCCATTTGGGTCCGTAAAGGCTGCTCCGGAATCGGAGACGAATGTACGAACGTTGATCTCATAGATCACCATCTCGTTCCAGTTCGGCATTGTGTAGCCGGGAACATCGGCGAGCGCCTCATTGTTTGCGGCGATCACGCCGTTCAGGGTTCCCTGGCCGTTTCGTATGATTTGGCGGGCGTAGGGATCCATTCTCCACGGCTGCCAGCCGGATGGAGCCTGAGGGTTTTGCAGATAGAACAGGTACTGGTTGCCAACCAGCGCATTCGGAATATCGACTGACCAATAATCGTTGCCCTCCGAAAAGAGAGCATCGTTGTCAGACGACCAGTTGTTGAACGTTCCAGCTACGAAGACGTCAGCGGCGAAGGGCGCCCAGACCCTGAATGTTACTCCCGAAGCGGCAACATCCTGATACGGTGTAGCGCCCATGAACGGGCGTTGCGATGGCGGCATTGACGGCTCCTCAGGACTGCGGAAGATGCGCTGCAGACAGCACTGA includes these proteins:
- a CDS encoding alpha-amylase family glycosyl hydrolase, which translates into the protein MPPSQRPFMGATPYQDVAASGVTFRVWAPFAADVFVAGTFNNWSSDNDALFSEGNDYWSVDIPNALVGNQYLFYLQNPQAPSGWQPWRMDPYARQIIRNGQGTLNGVIAANNEALADVPGYTMPNWNEMVIYEINVRTFVSDSGAAFTDPNGLKTGSFASIAAKLDYLQGLGVNAIELMPLFEFDIPLDAGYNYAYMFAIEHEFGGPDGFRELVHQAHQRGIAVIVDVVYNHLGADADTMWKFDGWSASPEFGGIYFYNDWRRETSWGDRFDYGRGEVRQYIRDNALRWLEQRYADGLRWDSVGSIRNVYDNNNDPAHDLNDGWSICQWINDLIDQRQGWKITIAEDLKDNEWITKSTGAGGTGFGAQWGISFFWKLHDAMTAQDDSARDMQAVAFVIGQSYNQNAFQRVIYTESHDSVDATANPPMARVPEMIWPGKADSWFSKKRSTLGAVALFTSPGIPMLFMGQEFLAWGAWNVNYMMDWAHAWQFTGITNLYRDLIHLRRNWFNNTRGLRGQNTNIFKVDNTSKVLAYHRWDQGGAGDDVVVILNFGNQGCTNYFLGLPRPGLWKVRFNSDWSGYDAYFGNWFSYDTTATSGGTDNLPYVANIGIGPYSAIILSQDA